The sequence CTTGGTGCCATCGGCATCGCCGGCCACTTGGGAGGCAAGCTTGTTTTTGGTAAACGGGGCTGATTGTTTTTGAATGCAGTTTCATACCAACGAACGAAATCTAAAAAGCCTGGGTTCTTTTGTAAAAAAAGCCCAGGCTTTTTACAAAAGCCCCAAAAAAACGGCTTCGCCAGACAAGCCCTGATCAACGATCCCGCCACAACCAATACCACGGCCCGCACTACAGTAAAAACATGCCTGACCTAAAAACAGACACCCTGACAAGCAGGCTACCTTCAGGGACATGCTTTCTTCCTGAAAACCAGACTGCCCCAGCCCTTTTCCTGCCTTCTACCCACAAGATGCAGACTTTGCCCATAGGATGACTGAAGAGGGTCCATCTCCTCCGCCCTCATACCCGACAGGACCAGCACCCCCCCACGGATGAGACTCTCATCCAATCGCACCTTCAATGCCATGAGCGTTGGAGGTCTGAGGTTCGCAGCGACAAGATCCCATTTCTCATTGTCAGGCCAGACATCGGATATAACGACGGAGGCATCCAGCCCATTGAGACGAACATTTTCCAGGGCATCATTTACCGCCACAGGATCATTGTCCACCCCCAAAGCTTCCGCCATTCCATGGCGAACAGCTGAAATGGCCAGCACACCCGTACCCGTACCCACATCCAGCATCCGGCCTCCCGGTACAGCCATTTCTTCAA comes from Desulfobotulus pelophilus and encodes:
- a CDS encoding 50S ribosomal protein L11 methyltransferase, with the translated sequence MESAALAEYLLERVGESEESCTPAELVRLIVLETALPRRVVQQALAALIEGGDLAYLIRHGRTCVQRGWHSPLPVGRSTQLLVPGVKPLAGSRQPVVLMPGDSFGGGDHPTTRLCLEWIEEMAVPGGRMLDVGTGTGVLAISAVRHGMAEALGVDNDPVAVNDALENVRLNGLDASVVISDVWPDNEKWDLVAANLRPPTLMALKVRLDESLIRGGVLVLSGMRAEEMDPLQSSYGQSLHLVGRRQEKGWGSLVFRKKACP